The following coding sequences are from one Natrarchaeobius halalkaliphilus window:
- a CDS encoding (2Fe-2S)-binding protein translates to MTELTLTVNDEQQTIDVDPSKPLVDVLRDDLGLTGTKKGCSTGVCGACTVRIDDEPRKACMHIAGMVDGKSIETIETLSDGDDLHPVQEAFLEEFSLQCGFCTPGFIMSAVALLEENPDPTDEEIETALHGNTCRCTGYDMIFEGVKRAANEMNNESAAQPADD, encoded by the coding sequence ATGACAGAACTGACCCTGACGGTAAACGATGAACAGCAAACGATCGACGTCGATCCGTCGAAACCACTCGTCGACGTTCTTCGTGACGATCTGGGACTAACCGGAACGAAAAAAGGCTGCTCCACCGGCGTCTGTGGAGCTTGTACCGTTCGAATCGACGATGAACCCCGAAAAGCCTGCATGCACATCGCAGGAATGGTCGACGGCAAATCGATCGAGACCATCGAAACCCTCTCCGACGGGGACGATCTCCACCCCGTGCAGGAAGCCTTCCTCGAGGAGTTCTCGCTCCAGTGTGGGTTCTGTACGCCCGGGTTCATCATGTCCGCTGTCGCGTTGCTCGAGGAGAACCCGGATCCGACCGACGAGGAAATCGAGACCGCACTCCACGGGAACACCTGTCGCTGTACCGGATACGACATGATCTTCGAGGGCGTAAAGCGGGCAGCGAACGAGATGAACAACGAGTCAGCGGCCCAGCCAGCCGACGATTAG
- a CDS encoding C-terminal binding protein gives MSRTVRIVHLDPDWFGDVEQERRAFEREFDAVRVDAVDVPADASAGEIAREVGEADALLTHYTDVSGPLMDATGCSVVSRYATGIDGIDVEAATERGVKIANVPTYCDREVGEHVATLAMACLRGLPQYTSSTADGEWDWSAVDPVRSFSELSFGFLAFGNKARAAADIATAVGFECLAADPFLDDETIERAGVEPVEFDELIERCDVLSVNAPLTDETREIIDEDVLERMPDSSVLINTSRGELVDESALLDALEDGPLLSAGLDVLANEPPAETNPLLGRSDVFVTPHAAWYSERSVDELIEKGSEAVIAAYEEHQHEGIVNPETLE, from the coding sequence ATGTCCCGCACTGTACGAATCGTCCACCTCGATCCGGACTGGTTTGGTGACGTAGAACAAGAACGACGAGCGTTCGAACGGGAGTTCGACGCGGTCCGTGTCGACGCCGTCGACGTGCCGGCCGACGCGTCTGCTGGCGAAATCGCACGAGAAGTCGGAGAGGCTGATGCACTCCTCACCCACTACACCGACGTATCGGGGCCGCTGATGGACGCGACTGGATGTTCGGTCGTCAGCCGGTACGCCACCGGTATCGACGGCATCGACGTCGAGGCGGCCACCGAACGTGGCGTCAAGATTGCGAACGTTCCAACCTACTGTGACCGGGAGGTGGGCGAACACGTGGCCACGCTCGCGATGGCCTGTCTCCGAGGACTCCCGCAGTACACCTCCTCGACCGCCGACGGAGAGTGGGACTGGAGCGCGGTCGATCCGGTGAGATCGTTCTCGGAACTCTCGTTCGGGTTTCTCGCGTTCGGGAACAAAGCCCGTGCGGCCGCGGATATCGCGACCGCCGTCGGCTTCGAGTGTCTCGCCGCCGACCCGTTCCTCGACGACGAAACGATCGAGCGTGCCGGCGTCGAACCCGTCGAGTTCGACGAACTGATCGAACGGTGTGACGTGCTATCAGTTAACGCCCCATTGACCGACGAAACCAGAGAGATCATCGACGAAGACGTCCTCGAGCGGATGCCCGACTCGAGCGTTCTCATCAACACCTCGCGGGGGGAACTCGTCGACGAAAGCGCGTTGCTCGACGCCCTCGAGGACGGGCCGTTGCTCTCGGCCGGCCTCGACGTCCTCGCGAACGAGCCGCCGGCCGAGACGAATCCGCTGCTGGGCCGGTCCGACGTGTTCGTGACGCCACACGCCGCCTGGTACTCCGAGCGGTCGGTGGACGAACTCATCGAGAAGGGATCGGAGGCGGTAATCGCGGCATACGAGGAACATCAACACGAAGGGATCGTCAACCCCGAGACGCTCGAGTGA
- a CDS encoding pyridoxal phosphate-dependent aminotransferase — MNANGCADRIVRMPESGIREVFDKAAQYDDIADLSIGEPDFTTPEPIIDAVDERVRAGATHYTPTAGRSDLRESLSRKLARENDISVDPESEVLVTPGAMGALFESIHSLVDPGDEVVIPEPFWPNYHGHVASAGGTIVPVETDRKDGFVPSPDRIADAITADTKLLVLNTPSNPTGAVIPQATLERIASVVDEADIWCLVDETYESLVYDDREHYSIASDPALFDRTVTVHSFSKAYAMTGWRVGYVSGPSHIIDSIRVLQEHTVSSVAEPAQVAAMAALESPELLEEIRETFDRRRTLMVDRLGSVPGLSPVDPAGAFYVFAELTGTELDSRSVVMRLLEDEQVAVVPGSVFGESAESFLRLSYATNEATIEDGTDRMRRVFESFSA, encoded by the coding sequence ATGAACGCGAACGGATGCGCCGACCGGATCGTTCGGATGCCCGAGTCGGGCATCAGAGAGGTCTTCGACAAAGCGGCACAGTACGACGACATCGCGGACCTCAGTATCGGGGAACCGGACTTTACGACGCCGGAACCGATCATCGACGCGGTCGACGAGCGGGTCAGGGCGGGGGCAACACACTATACGCCGACGGCAGGTCGATCCGATCTTCGCGAGTCGCTTTCGAGAAAGCTCGCACGGGAGAACGACATCTCGGTCGATCCCGAATCGGAGGTTCTCGTCACACCCGGGGCGATGGGCGCGCTGTTCGAGTCGATACACTCGCTCGTCGATCCCGGTGACGAAGTCGTCATCCCCGAGCCGTTCTGGCCGAACTACCACGGTCACGTCGCCAGCGCCGGGGGAACCATCGTTCCCGTCGAGACGGACCGAAAAGACGGTTTCGTCCCGTCGCCTGATCGCATCGCCGACGCGATCACGGCCGACACGAAACTGCTCGTACTGAACACGCCATCGAACCCGACCGGGGCGGTGATTCCGCAAGCCACGCTAGAGCGGATCGCGTCGGTCGTCGACGAGGCCGACATCTGGTGTCTCGTCGACGAGACGTACGAGTCACTCGTCTACGACGACCGCGAACACTACTCGATCGCGAGCGATCCGGCACTGTTCGACAGGACGGTGACGGTCCACAGTTTCTCGAAGGCGTACGCGATGACCGGATGGCGGGTCGGCTACGTCTCCGGGCCGTCCCATATCATCGATTCGATCCGCGTACTTCAAGAACACACCGTCTCGAGCGTCGCGGAACCCGCACAGGTCGCCGCGATGGCCGCACTCGAGTCGCCGGAACTTCTCGAGGAGATACGCGAGACGTTCGATCGACGGCGAACGCTGATGGTCGACCGTCTCGGGTCGGTGCCGGGCCTCTCGCCGGTCGACCCTGCCGGTGCGTTCTACGTCTTTGCCGAACTCACCGGAACCGAACTCGACAGTCGCTCGGTCGTGATGCGGCTACTCGAAGACGAACAGGTCGCCGTCGTCCCCGGTTCCGTCTTCGGAGAATCGGCCGAATCGTTCCTTCGCCTCTCGTATGCGACTAACGAGGCGACGATCGAAGACGGAACGGATCGGATGCGACGCGTTTTCGAGTCGTTCTCGGCGTAA
- a CDS encoding acyl-CoA dehydrogenase family protein — MNFDWPQEYALIKQVIADIVEDYPDEYWRDVRAENRFPTELYQDLADGGWLGILFPERFDGQDMDLLALLAVVEALAEEGAWIGAVSLISGPVFGGLSVLEHGTEAQKERYLPSIVDGSERWALGVTEANAGLNTTNIQTKAERDGDEFVIEGGKQFISGVDHSHRMLLLARTTAKADVDSPADGITMFILDLEDDAISYDEIDLDIYYPERTFEIQLDEVRVSEEDVLGTVDGGFQQLFDTLNTERIILGACSWGAGKTVLDAAVEQARERVVWSEPIGGHQAIQHPLADAYADLESARLVLRKAAWQQSNGRDGVGEAANLANLQAGKAAWSAAEASMTTFGGMSVASEMGVAAAWGFIRHARTVPVSEEMIRNYLGQHTLGLPKSY, encoded by the coding sequence ATGAACTTCGACTGGCCACAGGAGTACGCGCTGATCAAGCAGGTGATCGCTGACATCGTCGAGGACTACCCCGACGAGTACTGGCGCGACGTCCGCGCCGAGAATCGGTTTCCGACGGAACTGTATCAGGACCTCGCTGACGGCGGCTGGCTGGGGATTCTCTTTCCCGAGCGCTTCGACGGACAGGACATGGACCTGCTCGCGTTGCTGGCCGTCGTAGAGGCGCTTGCCGAAGAGGGCGCGTGGATCGGTGCCGTCTCGCTCATCTCCGGGCCGGTGTTCGGGGGACTCTCGGTCCTCGAGCACGGGACCGAAGCCCAAAAAGAGCGCTACCTGCCGTCGATCGTCGACGGGAGCGAACGCTGGGCGCTCGGCGTGACGGAGGCGAACGCGGGACTGAACACGACGAACATCCAGACGAAGGCCGAACGGGACGGCGACGAGTTCGTCATCGAGGGCGGCAAGCAGTTCATCTCGGGCGTGGACCACTCCCATCGAATGCTCTTGCTCGCCCGGACGACGGCAAAAGCCGACGTGGACTCGCCGGCCGACGGCATCACGATGTTCATCCTCGATCTCGAGGACGACGCCATCAGCTACGACGAGATCGACCTGGACATCTACTATCCAGAGCGGACGTTCGAGATTCAACTCGACGAGGTGAGAGTGAGCGAGGAGGACGTCCTCGGGACGGTCGACGGGGGCTTCCAGCAGCTGTTCGACACGCTCAACACCGAACGAATCATCCTCGGGGCGTGTTCGTGGGGGGCGGGAAAGACCGTTCTCGACGCCGCCGTCGAACAGGCTCGCGAGCGCGTCGTCTGGTCGGAACCGATCGGCGGCCATCAGGCGATCCAGCACCCGCTCGCGGACGCCTACGCGGACCTCGAGAGCGCCAGATTGGTCCTCAGAAAGGCAGCCTGGCAGCAGTCGAACGGTCGCGACGGAGTCGGAGAGGCCGCGAACCTGGCGAACCTTCAGGCGGGGAAAGCGGCCTGGAGCGCCGCCGAAGCGTCGATGACGACGTTCGGCGGTATGTCGGTCGCCTCGGAGATGGGCGTCGCGGCCGCGTGGGGATTCATCCGCCACGCCAGGACGGTCCCCGTCAGCGAGGAGATGATCCGAAACTACCTCGGACAGCACACTCTCGGACTCCCGAAGTCCTACTGA
- a CDS encoding CaiB/BaiF CoA transferase family protein, with translation MLSHYTVLEVGDYVAVPYAGKLLADCDAEVIKVEPPDGDSARRVAPFVSGDGRSESAVFGYLNTSKRSLTLAESSDRAPELLEELIETLGVDLVVEDRLDAYGLDARELQTRHDGLTVVSVTGFGSDGPFADYSAPEIVAMAESGQMNKMGYPGEPPLRPRVKSADYWAGQHAAIGGLASLLSRDLQDDSGQHVDVAARDVAITYMEGFVAGFSWSGACTERTGLGYPDQDGQPGLPALYETADGYISAAVSDARWGTFCEDVLERPELTSDERFSTPEARLENLPELRDVVESYTGEQDKWALFEEFQANGIPCGIVQTPTELLEFDHLHDREFWVDLELPNGETVTSPGFPFRVDGSPVPMGSPPALGEDNELYDELERDRTRLAASGVIR, from the coding sequence ATGCTCAGCCACTACACCGTCCTCGAGGTCGGAGACTACGTCGCCGTCCCCTACGCAGGGAAACTGCTCGCGGACTGCGACGCGGAGGTCATCAAAGTCGAGCCGCCGGACGGTGACTCCGCACGTCGCGTCGCACCCTTCGTCTCCGGTGACGGCCGGAGCGAAAGCGCCGTCTTCGGCTACCTCAACACGAGCAAGCGAAGCCTCACGCTCGCTGAATCCAGCGACCGCGCGCCCGAACTGCTCGAGGAGCTGATCGAGACGCTCGGAGTCGATCTCGTCGTCGAGGACCGACTGGACGCCTACGGACTGGACGCCCGCGAGTTACAGACCAGACACGACGGCCTCACGGTCGTCTCGGTGACCGGGTTCGGATCCGACGGTCCGTTCGCGGACTATAGCGCCCCCGAGATCGTCGCGATGGCCGAGAGCGGGCAGATGAACAAGATGGGGTATCCGGGAGAACCACCGCTGCGTCCGCGGGTCAAAAGCGCCGACTACTGGGCGGGCCAGCACGCGGCGATCGGCGGCCTCGCATCGCTGCTGTCTCGCGACCTGCAGGACGACTCCGGACAGCACGTCGACGTCGCCGCGAGGGACGTCGCGATCACGTACATGGAAGGGTTCGTCGCCGGATTCTCATGGTCCGGCGCGTGCACGGAGCGGACCGGCCTGGGCTATCCCGATCAGGACGGTCAGCCCGGGTTGCCGGCGCTGTACGAGACGGCCGACGGATACATCTCCGCGGCAGTTAGCGACGCGCGGTGGGGAACGTTCTGCGAAGACGTCCTCGAGCGACCGGAGCTGACCAGCGACGAGCGCTTTTCGACGCCGGAAGCGCGCCTCGAGAACCTCCCCGAACTGAGAGACGTGGTCGAGTCCTACACCGGCGAGCAAGACAAGTGGGCGCTCTTCGAGGAGTTTCAGGCGAACGGAATCCCCTGTGGCATCGTCCAGACGCCGACGGAACTCCTCGAGTTCGACCACCTCCACGACCGGGAGTTCTGGGTTGACCTCGAGTTGCCGAACGGGGAGACGGTGACCAGTCCCGGCTTCCCGTTCCGCGTCGACGGATCGCCGGTTCCGATGGGGTCGCCGCCAGCGCTCGGGGAGGACAACGAGCTGTACGACGAGCTCGAACGAGACCGAACGCGACTCGCCGCGTCGGGGGTGATCCGATGA
- a CDS encoding CaiB/BaiF CoA transferase family protein, with translation MTDRPDPNEGSDSHDDEAAKPLEGIRVLDFSWVYAGPHATKHLAALGADVVKVESKYKPDMMRYGYTYDEFDSADSPNVSAFYNEFNLGKRSLRLNLKRERGRELALELAAAADVWVENFSPGFLRSIDLDYESVSAVNPEIVYVSMPGWASSGPAADYRAWGMNLESMAGLDHLSGTPDDPPTPAGFSWPDPTSGVMAVFSVLAALAGRESTGKGRYVEIPQFETTVSLLHSALSVADITGESGERMGARDEDRRFVQGVYECRGEDDWLAVAVGTDDQWRALCSVIERPELATDPELESHAARIRHHDRFDAVLESWTRKRDAETARTILQEHGVPAGRVANERDLVEDDPQLHQRTLFVRHDHPEVGEQTYTGFPSEFSEDDVNPPSRSPLFGEHTDDVLRDWLGTSPERIDRLRADEVLY, from the coding sequence ATGACGGACCGACCCGATCCGAACGAGGGGTCCGACTCGCACGACGACGAAGCCGCGAAACCGCTCGAGGGGATCCGCGTGCTCGACTTTTCGTGGGTGTACGCCGGCCCGCACGCGACGAAGCACCTCGCCGCGCTCGGTGCCGACGTCGTGAAAGTCGAATCGAAGTACAAGCCGGACATGATGCGGTACGGCTACACCTACGACGAGTTCGACTCCGCGGACAGTCCGAACGTCTCCGCGTTCTACAACGAGTTCAACCTCGGCAAGCGAAGCCTGCGGCTGAACCTCAAACGCGAGCGAGGTCGGGAACTCGCGCTCGAACTCGCCGCCGCGGCGGACGTCTGGGTCGAGAACTTCTCGCCGGGCTTTCTGCGTTCGATCGATCTCGACTACGAGTCGGTCAGCGCCGTCAATCCGGAGATCGTCTACGTCTCGATGCCGGGGTGGGCCTCCTCCGGTCCGGCCGCCGACTACCGCGCCTGGGGGATGAACCTCGAGTCGATGGCCGGCCTCGATCACCTCTCGGGCACTCCCGACGATCCGCCGACACCCGCAGGGTTCTCCTGGCCAGACCCCACGTCAGGCGTGATGGCCGTGTTTTCGGTTCTGGCCGCACTCGCCGGCCGAGAGTCGACGGGGAAAGGGCGATACGTCGAGATTCCACAGTTCGAAACGACCGTTTCCCTGCTCCACTCGGCCCTCTCTGTCGCCGACATCACGGGCGAGTCCGGCGAGCGGATGGGCGCTCGCGACGAGGACCGGCGGTTCGTCCAGGGAGTGTACGAGTGTCGCGGCGAGGACGACTGGCTCGCCGTCGCAGTTGGGACGGACGACCAGTGGCGGGCGCTCTGTTCAGTCATCGAACGACCGGAGTTAGCGACGGATCCCGAACTCGAGTCACACGCGGCCCGGATACGACATCACGACCGGTTCGACGCCGTCCTCGAGTCCTGGACTCGGAAGCGGGACGCAGAAACCGCTCGAACGATCCTCCAGGAACACGGCGTTCCGGCCGGCCGCGTCGCCAACGAACGCGATCTCGTCGAGGACGATCCACAGCTCCACCAACGGACTCTCTTCGTCCGACACGATCACCCGGAGGTCGGTGAGCAGACCTACACGGGCTTTCCGAGCGAGTTCTCGGAAGACGATGTCAACCCTCCGTCACGGAGTCCGCTCTTCGGTGAACACACCGACGACGTCCTTCGCGACTGGCTCGGGACGTCGCCGGAACGGATCGATCGGCTTCGAGCCGACGAGGTACTCTACTGA
- a CDS encoding helix-turn-helix domain-containing protein translates to MHEATMSIEYGSLYADLSTEYDVDVELWCNNRWDIIYLRGANAGHAVEALEGELGVYDTVSDETDVLVFTSTCLRRHGDDFIEEYLERHDCRAIPPLSYDTGEIHLRIVASAFADLSNLFEDLSDRFQVSVVSKRELETVGYDLLVPRMTGAKLTDRQRTAIRTAFDRGYYEIPRGSRTADLADELGIDRRTFEYHLRRAENEIVEQFLATD, encoded by the coding sequence ATGCACGAGGCGACGATGTCGATCGAGTACGGAAGTCTGTACGCGGACCTCTCGACGGAGTACGACGTCGACGTCGAGCTGTGGTGTAACAACCGCTGGGATATCATCTACCTGCGCGGCGCCAACGCAGGCCACGCGGTCGAGGCGCTCGAGGGGGAACTCGGCGTCTACGATACGGTTTCGGACGAAACGGACGTACTCGTATTTACGAGTACGTGCCTCCGTCGCCACGGGGACGACTTCATCGAAGAGTACCTAGAGCGCCACGACTGTCGAGCGATCCCGCCGCTCAGCTACGACACGGGCGAGATCCACCTGCGGATCGTCGCCTCCGCGTTCGCGGACCTCTCGAATCTCTTCGAGGATCTTTCAGACCGGTTTCAGGTCTCGGTAGTGTCGAAGCGGGAGCTCGAGACCGTCGGCTACGATCTGCTCGTTCCGCGGATGACCGGGGCGAAGCTGACCGATCGCCAGCGAACGGCCATTCGAACCGCGTTCGACCGCGGCTACTACGAGATTCCGCGCGGCTCTCGAACCGCGGATCTGGCCGACGAACTCGGCATCGATAGACGAACGTTCGAATATCACCTCCGGCGAGCGGAAAACGAAATCGTCGAACAGTTCCTCGCGACAGACTGA
- the hutH gene encoding histidine ammonia-lyase codes for MVEREPVVCDGSSLRPEDVVAVARDDAPVTVPEETRADIRDARERVEEIVDSGATAYGLNTGFGELVDERISPDKIDQLQTNLLRSHASGAGRVLTRPEVRALLVTRINALAVGYSGIRELVVDRLVEMLNRGVHPVVRSRGSLGASGDLAPLAHASLVLIGEGEAVVDTDDRRPQPSEADARMSGQEALESVDLEAVTLTAKEGLALINGTQLTVGLASLFLIDAERALSAADAAGSLSIEVSMGTDAITEPAIHEARPHAGQLETARDVALLLEDSEIILSHRDCDRIQDAYSMRCIPQVHGAVRDALVHLREAVETELNSATDNPLLFSGDRIGDRATGTPNARVISGGNFHGEPLALRLDYALSALTELAAISERRVDRLINPNVQESHLPPFLTPDSGLNSGYMIAQYTATAMLNELRSIGRASIDSTPVSGNQEDHVSMSAQSALNARRGVSNLITVVAIELLCACQAAEFVDDDLGHGRGTDLVYDAVRELVPPLEDDRPLHDEIDAVGTLVRSGLLDERIRSVLPDSAA; via the coding sequence ATGGTTGAACGGGAGCCGGTCGTCTGTGACGGCTCCTCGCTCCGTCCGGAGGACGTCGTCGCGGTCGCACGCGACGATGCCCCCGTTACGGTGCCCGAGGAGACGCGAGCGGACATTCGAGATGCGCGCGAGCGCGTCGAGGAGATCGTCGACAGCGGCGCGACGGCCTACGGCTTGAACACGGGATTCGGTGAACTGGTCGACGAGCGAATCTCGCCGGACAAGATCGATCAGCTGCAGACGAACCTTTTGCGGAGCCACGCCTCCGGTGCGGGTCGCGTGCTGACGCGGCCGGAGGTTCGGGCTCTTCTGGTGACCCGGATCAACGCGCTGGCGGTCGGCTACTCGGGGATCCGCGAACTGGTCGTCGATCGCCTGGTGGAGATGCTCAATCGCGGCGTTCACCCGGTCGTCCGGTCGCGCGGAAGTCTCGGAGCGAGCGGAGATCTCGCCCCGCTTGCACACGCGTCGCTGGTCCTCATCGGAGAGGGCGAGGCCGTCGTGGATACGGACGATCGACGACCCCAGCCGAGCGAAGCCGACGCGCGTATGTCCGGGCAAGAGGCGCTCGAGTCAGTCGACCTCGAGGCGGTCACGCTGACGGCGAAAGAGGGGCTGGCGCTGATCAACGGCACCCAGTTGACCGTCGGACTCGCCTCGCTGTTTCTTATCGACGCAGAGCGCGCATTGTCCGCCGCCGACGCCGCCGGATCGCTGTCGATCGAGGTTTCGATGGGGACCGATGCGATCACCGAGCCCGCGATCCACGAGGCGCGCCCGCACGCCGGCCAACTCGAGACGGCTCGAGACGTTGCCCTCTTACTCGAGGACTCGGAGATTATTCTGTCCCACCGAGATTGCGATCGCATTCAGGATGCGTACTCTATGCGCTGTATTCCGCAGGTCCACGGCGCGGTCCGGGATGCGCTCGTCCACCTCCGGGAAGCGGTCGAGACCGAACTCAACAGCGCGACCGACAATCCGCTTTTGTTTTCGGGTGACCGGATCGGTGATCGCGCGACCGGAACCCCGAACGCGAGGGTCATTTCGGGCGGCAACTTCCACGGCGAACCACTCGCGCTCCGGCTGGATTACGCCCTGAGCGCGCTGACCGAACTGGCTGCCATCAGCGAGCGGCGCGTCGACCGGCTGATCAATCCGAACGTTCAGGAGTCACACCTGCCGCCGTTTTTGACCCCTGACAGCGGCCTCAACTCCGGCTACATGATCGCACAGTACACGGCGACTGCGATGCTGAACGAACTCCGATCGATCGGTCGGGCGTCGATCGACTCGACGCCCGTCAGCGGCAATCAGGAGGATCACGTCAGTATGAGCGCTCAGAGCGCCCTCAACGCGCGCCGGGGTGTTTCCAACCTCATCACCGTTGTCGCGATCGAGTTGCTGTGTGCCTGTCAGGCTGCGGAGTTCGTCGACGACGATCTCGGACACGGCCGGGGCACCGATCTCGTTTACGATGCCGTTCGCGAACTCGTCCCACCGCTCGAGGACGACCGGCCGCTCCACGACGAGATCGACGCCGTTGGAACGCTCGTCCGATCGGGACTGCTCGACGAGCGAATCCGTTCCGTTCTCCCGGATTCGGCCGCCTAG
- the hutI gene encoding imidazolonepropionase, giving the protein MTDLQFVVHGAAEVAAVSDADDAGPAAGLETIADGAVAVVDGEIAAVGETATVTRDYPPENAATAIDAAGKTVQPGFVDPHTHAVFAGDRSDEFEAKLRGKSYQEIMAEGGGILRTVRATREADTETLLANLLDHLDLMLAHGSTTVEVKSGYGLDTETELRMLEVIDRANERHPIDLVATYMGAHAVPEDRDTDEYVDEVVDEQLPAVADQGVAEFCDVFCEEDVFDVAQSRRILEAGRERGLSPKAHAEEFVHLGGTQLAADVGATSADHLLNATSDDVRALIDAGTVPVLLPGTAFGLRTEYADARGMLEAGAPVALATDFNPNCHSHSMGFATTLACVGMRMTPAEALIGATRNAAAAIDRPNGPGRLEVGGPADLCVLDAPSHVHVPYSFGVNRVETVVKDGEVVHG; this is encoded by the coding sequence GTGACCGATCTCCAGTTCGTCGTCCACGGCGCGGCGGAGGTCGCAGCCGTCAGCGACGCAGACGATGCGGGGCCGGCAGCCGGCCTCGAGACCATCGCGGACGGCGCGGTGGCGGTCGTCGACGGCGAGATCGCGGCCGTCGGTGAGACAGCGACGGTCACCCGCGACTACCCGCCGGAGAACGCTGCGACGGCGATCGACGCGGCCGGAAAGACCGTTCAGCCGGGGTTCGTCGATCCCCACACCCACGCGGTGTTCGCCGGGGACCGATCCGACGAGTTCGAAGCGAAGCTCCGCGGCAAGAGCTACCAGGAGATTATGGCCGAGGGCGGCGGGATCCTTCGAACGGTCCGGGCCACTCGCGAAGCCGACACTGAAACCCTTCTCGCGAACCTCCTCGATCACCTCGATCTCATGCTCGCCCACGGCTCGACGACCGTCGAGGTCAAATCCGGTTACGGACTCGATACGGAAACCGAACTTCGGATGCTCGAGGTGATCGATCGGGCCAACGAGCGACATCCGATCGATCTCGTCGCGACGTACATGGGTGCTCACGCCGTCCCGGAGGACCGGGACACCGACGAGTACGTCGACGAGGTGGTCGACGAGCAACTCCCCGCCGTCGCGGATCAGGGCGTCGCGGAGTTCTGTGACGTCTTCTGCGAGGAGGACGTCTTCGACGTCGCCCAATCCCGCCGAATCCTCGAGGCGGGACGGGAGCGCGGACTGTCACCGAAGGCCCACGCCGAGGAGTTCGTCCACCTGGGAGGGACACAGCTCGCGGCCGACGTCGGTGCGACCAGCGCGGATCACCTGCTCAACGCCACCTCGGACGACGTCCGGGCGTTGATCGACGCCGGAACGGTTCCGGTGTTGCTCCCCGGCACGGCGTTCGGTCTCCGGACCGAGTACGCCGACGCTCGCGGCATGCTCGAGGCCGGCGCGCCGGTCGCGCTGGCAACCGATTTCAATCCGAACTGTCACTCCCACAGTATGGGATTCGCCACGACGCTCGCCTGCGTCGGGATGCGAATGACGCCCGCGGAGGCGTTGATCGGCGCGACGCGCAACGCGGCGGCCGCGATCGACCGGCCGAACGGACCGGGCCGGCTCGAGGTCGGCGGGCCCGCCGATCTCTGCGTACTCGACGCGCCGTCACACGTCCACGTTCCCTACAGTTTCGGCGTGAATCGTGTCGAAACCGTCGTCAAAGACGGCGAGGTCGTCCATGGTTGA